A single region of the Polyangiaceae bacterium genome encodes:
- a CDS encoding helix-turn-helix transcriptional regulator, producing the protein MDSEKLAARLAHNMRQLRQARGVTQQQMAKLSSLPRATWANLESGGANPTLAVLHSVAVALQVPLEELIAAPRAEVKRYPRGSLPSRSRGSVVVSTLLPDAVPGTLIERLELTVGGRMVGVPHTPGTREYLTCESGEIELVASGETYRLVPGDVVVFRGDQRHSYGNPGKKPAVGYSVVMLAPVT; encoded by the coding sequence ATGGACAGCGAAAAGCTGGCGGCGCGGCTCGCACACAACATGCGGCAGCTCCGGCAGGCGCGCGGGGTCACGCAGCAACAGATGGCCAAGCTGTCGTCCCTGCCGCGGGCGACCTGGGCGAATCTCGAGTCCGGCGGCGCGAATCCCACACTGGCCGTGCTGCACTCCGTGGCCGTCGCACTGCAGGTGCCGTTGGAGGAGCTGATCGCGGCGCCACGGGCAGAGGTGAAGCGCTACCCACGCGGGTCGTTACCCTCGCGCAGTCGTGGCTCGGTGGTGGTCAGCACGCTATTGCCGGATGCCGTGCCCGGCACGCTCATCGAACGGCTGGAGCTGACCGTGGGCGGCCGCATGGTTGGCGTTCCCCACACTCCAGGTACCCGCGAGTACCTCACCTGCGAGAGCGGGGAGATCGAGCTCGTGGCCAGTGGTGAGACGTATCGGCTCGTTCCCGGTGACGTGGTGGTGTTCCGCGGTGACCAGCGCCACTCCTACGGGAACCCGGGAAAGAAGCCCGCCGTCGGCTACTCCGTGGTGATGCTCGCGCCCGTGACCTGA
- a CDS encoding SDR family oxidoreductase translates to MELSNKTALVTGASRGLGRALALALAERGARVVLVARDGEALRAVTAAITERGGQAFALPADVGDKSAIFPLVGAASATFGPIDVLIHNASDLGPTPLRLLLDTECEDLTRVLEVNLVGPFRLTKAVAGNMALRGSGVVVHVSSDAAVEAYPTWGAYSVSKAGLDHLSRVWAAELSERGVSVFSVDPGEMDTDMHRAAIPDADPAGLARPEAVAERIVQLIERAESIAPGARLAPPLLGDAA, encoded by the coding sequence ATGGAACTCTCGAACAAGACCGCCCTCGTCACGGGCGCCAGCCGCGGCCTCGGTCGCGCTCTGGCCTTGGCACTGGCCGAGCGTGGAGCGCGGGTCGTGCTCGTCGCTCGCGACGGAGAGGCGCTTCGAGCCGTGACCGCGGCCATCACCGAGCGCGGCGGGCAGGCCTTCGCGCTGCCGGCCGACGTGGGCGACAAGAGCGCGATCTTTCCGCTGGTTGGAGCTGCCAGTGCGACCTTCGGACCGATCGACGTCCTGATCCACAACGCGAGCGACCTCGGACCCACGCCGCTACGCTTGTTGCTCGATACCGAATGCGAGGATCTCACCCGCGTCCTGGAGGTGAACCTGGTCGGGCCCTTTCGACTGACCAAGGCCGTGGCCGGCAACATGGCCCTCAGAGGCAGCGGCGTGGTCGTCCACGTCAGCTCCGACGCCGCCGTGGAGGCGTACCCCACCTGGGGAGCCTACTCGGTCTCCAAGGCGGGTCTCGATCACCTGTCTCGCGTGTGGGCCGCCGAGCTCTCGGAGCGCGGGGTCTCGGTGTTCTCCGTGGATCCCGGCGAGATGGACACCGACATGCACCGCGCGGCGATCCCCGACGCCGATCCCGCCGGCCTTGCCCGGCCCGAAGCGGTCGCCGAGCGCATCGTCCAGCTCATCGAGCGCGCCGAGTCCATTGCCCCCGGTGCGCGGCTGGCGCCCCCGCTCCTGGGAGACGCAGCATGA
- a CDS encoding alpha/beta fold hydrolase, whose protein sequence is MTPLVLLHGFTQSACSFRELIAELSPEVVFAPALLGHDGTARRHGVETFDDEVDRIAELMRPLAAPAHLVGYSLGGRVARGIAARHPDLLARVSLVSAHPGLVDDGERRTRRAADARWRELLEGEGIAAFVERWEALPLFASQSEELRAAQRRARLEHDPRGLALSLEVLGLGVMPRYEVSDVPVTLVVGEHDDKFRTLAGDTAVVIEGAGHNPVLEQPRRLAQALGGGEDR, encoded by the coding sequence GTGACACCGCTGGTCCTGCTCCACGGCTTCACCCAGAGCGCGTGCTCCTTCCGCGAGCTGATCGCGGAGCTGTCACCCGAGGTCGTCTTCGCGCCGGCGCTCCTCGGCCACGACGGCACGGCACGCCGGCACGGCGTCGAGACCTTCGACGACGAGGTGGATCGCATCGCAGAGCTGATGCGCCCGCTCGCGGCCCCGGCGCATCTCGTCGGTTACTCCCTCGGCGGCCGGGTCGCCCGCGGCATCGCGGCACGCCACCCCGATCTCCTGGCCCGAGTCAGCCTGGTGAGCGCGCACCCCGGCCTCGTCGACGACGGCGAGCGTCGGACCCGGCGCGCCGCCGACGCCCGCTGGCGCGAGCTCTTGGAAGGCGAAGGCATCGCCGCCTTCGTGGAGCGCTGGGAAGCGCTGCCGCTGTTCGCCAGCCAGAGCGAAGAGCTCCGCGCGGCCCAGCGCCGCGCTCGCCTCGAGCACGACCCGCGGGGTCTGGCGCTGTCGCTCGAGGTGTTGGGGCTCGGCGTCATGCCCCGCTACGAGGTCAGCGACGTGCCCGTCACTCTCGTCGTCGGCGAGCACGACGACAAATTCCGAACCCTGGCCGGCGACACCGCAGTGGTGATCGAGGGCGCCGGCCACAACCCCGTATTGGAGCAGCCTCGGCGTCTGGCGCAGGCGTTGGGCGGAGGAGAAGACCGATGA
- a CDS encoding AMP-binding protein, whose protein sequence is MSLSIFDAARDAPREPALITPERSFTFGELADLAARVETPSTLLGHLDVNTIVQLHACIAKRRPVVLVHPRWTARERLAARGRAPEDALAVVFTSGSSGAPRGVVLPRRAFEASARASAKNLGWQDDDRWLLELSPAHVGGLSILTRCLMDRKAVVLGSDLERSRATLVSWVPTQLARWLDAHPEQRAPQHLRAVVLGGAAASPALRRRARARGFRVLGSYGLTEACSQVSTEREPGDSSGAPLPGISVRLEDGCIQIAGPTLLSRYWDGECPLSEDGWLTTRDVGRFDTEGRLHVLGRVDDVIVTGGENVHPLEVEAVLESDPRVREACVFGIDDATWGQRVAAALVLTEAADANGVVAAADLADFKRPRELFVVSNLARTASGKLDRRAQRKSCTAQTSPPAVT, encoded by the coding sequence ATGAGTCTGTCCATCTTCGACGCCGCCCGCGATGCGCCTCGGGAGCCGGCGTTGATCACGCCGGAGCGGAGCTTCACGTTCGGCGAGCTCGCGGATCTCGCCGCGCGCGTCGAGACGCCGTCCACGTTGCTGGGACATCTGGACGTGAACACCATCGTCCAGCTCCACGCCTGCATCGCGAAGCGAAGGCCCGTCGTCCTCGTTCACCCGCGGTGGACTGCCCGGGAGCGCCTCGCCGCCCGAGGCCGCGCCCCGGAGGACGCCCTGGCGGTGGTGTTCACTTCCGGGAGCAGCGGCGCTCCCCGCGGCGTCGTGCTCCCACGACGCGCCTTCGAGGCCTCCGCCCGGGCCAGCGCCAAAAACCTCGGTTGGCAGGACGACGATCGCTGGCTGCTCGAGCTGTCCCCGGCCCACGTCGGCGGTCTCTCCATACTCACGCGCTGCCTCATGGACCGCAAAGCCGTGGTGCTCGGCTCGGATCTCGAGCGCTCGCGAGCGACGCTCGTCTCCTGGGTGCCGACCCAGCTCGCGCGCTGGCTCGATGCCCATCCCGAGCAGCGCGCCCCGCAGCACCTGCGCGCGGTCGTCCTGGGCGGCGCGGCGGCTTCCCCAGCCCTGCGGCGGCGCGCCCGTGCTCGCGGTTTCCGGGTGCTGGGCAGCTACGGCCTCACCGAAGCGTGCTCCCAGGTCAGCACCGAACGGGAGCCTGGCGACAGCTCCGGGGCGCCGCTCCCCGGCATCTCCGTGCGCCTTGAGGACGGCTGCATCCAGATCGCAGGGCCCACGCTCTTGTCCCGCTATTGGGACGGCGAATGCCCGCTGTCCGAAGACGGCTGGCTCACCACCCGAGACGTGGGCCGCTTCGACACCGAAGGACGCCTCCACGTGCTCGGCCGCGTGGACGACGTGATCGTGACCGGCGGCGAGAACGTTCACCCTCTCGAGGTCGAGGCCGTGCTGGAGAGCGACCCGCGCGTACGCGAAGCGTGCGTCTTCGGCATCGACGACGCCACCTGGGGACAGCGCGTCGCCGCGGCACTGGTGCTGACAGAAGCCGCCGACGCGAACGGCGTCGTCGCCGCCGCCGATCTCGCCGACTTCAAGCGTCCCCGGGAGCTCTTCGTCGTCAGCAACCTGGCCCGCACTGCGAGCGGCAAGCTCGACCGCCGCGCTCAGCGGAAGTCCTGCACCGCCCAGACATCGCCGCCGGCCGTCACGTAG
- a CDS encoding ATP-dependent Clp protease proteolytic subunit — MNSELPRPVTEGLFASRTVLVFGEVDMDLAERAAAQLLSLDALSQEPILVIVNSPGGHVEAGDTVHDVIRFLRSEVRMLGTGWVASAGALIYVGARRENRLALPNTRFLLHQPLGGVTGRASEIEVEAEQIVAMRQRLARIFADATGQPLEKLEKETEQNHWMSAPQALDYGLVGRIVESVSDV; from the coding sequence ATGAACAGCGAGCTGCCGCGACCCGTGACCGAGGGGCTGTTCGCCTCGCGTACCGTGTTGGTCTTCGGTGAGGTGGACATGGACCTGGCCGAGCGCGCTGCGGCGCAGCTCTTGTCTCTGGATGCGCTGTCCCAGGAGCCGATCCTCGTGATCGTGAACTCGCCGGGGGGGCACGTGGAGGCCGGGGACACGGTGCACGACGTGATCCGCTTCCTGCGCTCGGAGGTGCGGATGCTGGGTACGGGCTGGGTCGCCAGCGCCGGGGCGCTCATCTACGTCGGCGCGCGACGAGAGAACCGCTTGGCGCTGCCCAACACGCGCTTTCTCTTGCACCAACCCCTGGGCGGCGTGACCGGACGTGCCAGCGAGATCGAGGTGGAGGCCGAGCAGATCGTCGCCATGCGTCAGCGCTTGGCGCGCATCTTCGCCGACGCCACAGGGCAACCCCTGGAGAAGCTCGAGAAGGAGACCGAGCAGAACCACTGGATGAGCGCGCCGCAGGCCCTCGACTACGGGCTCGTCGGGCGCATCGTCGAATCCGTGAGCGACGTGTAA
- the menB gene encoding 1,4-dihydroxy-2-naphthoyl-CoA synthase codes for MSEVQFDKVQGYEDVIYEKSKEGIAKITINRPEVHNAFRPQTVMEMSRAFADVRDDPSIGVAILTGAGGKAFCSGGDQRVRGDAGYVGADGVARLNVLDLQRQIRTLPKPVIAMVAGYAIGGGHVLHLVCDLTIAADNARFGQTGPKVGSFDGGFGSSYLARIVGQKKAREIWFLCRQYDAQKALDMGLVNTVVPLEKLEAETIQWCREILQHSPLALRCLKSAMNADCDGQTGLQELAGNATLLFYMTEEGREGRDAFLEKRPPEFNKFKRHP; via the coding sequence ATGAGCGAAGTGCAGTTCGACAAAGTCCAAGGCTACGAGGACGTGATCTACGAAAAGTCCAAGGAGGGCATCGCCAAGATCACGATCAACCGTCCGGAGGTGCACAACGCCTTCCGGCCACAAACGGTGATGGAGATGAGCCGCGCCTTCGCCGACGTGCGTGACGACCCCTCCATTGGCGTCGCGATCCTGACCGGCGCCGGCGGCAAGGCGTTCTGCTCCGGCGGCGACCAGCGGGTGCGCGGCGACGCGGGTTACGTGGGCGCCGACGGCGTGGCACGCCTCAACGTGCTGGATCTGCAGCGGCAGATCCGCACCTTGCCCAAGCCGGTGATCGCGATGGTGGCGGGATACGCCATCGGCGGTGGCCACGTGCTGCACCTGGTGTGCGATCTGACCATCGCCGCGGACAACGCCCGCTTCGGACAGACGGGACCCAAGGTCGGCAGCTTCGACGGGGGCTTCGGCTCGAGCTACCTGGCGCGCATCGTGGGCCAGAAGAAGGCCCGCGAGATCTGGTTCTTGTGCCGGCAGTACGACGCCCAAAAGGCCCTGGACATGGGCTTGGTGAACACGGTGGTTCCCCTCGAGAAGCTCGAGGCGGAAACGATCCAGTGGTGCCGCGAGATCCTCCAGCACAGCCCGCTGGCGCTGCGCTGCTTGAAGAGCGCCATGAACGCCGACTGCGACGGTCAGACCGGTCTGCAGGAGCTGGCCGGCAACGCCACGCTGCTGTTCTACATGACCGAAGAGGGTCGCGAAGGCCGGGACGCATTCCTCGAGAAGCGGCCGCCGGAGTTCAACAAGTTCAAGCGCCACCCGTGA
- a CDS encoding adenine nucleotide alpha hydrolase, protein MTKRVLLSWSSGKDSAWALWLLRKDPSVEVVALLTTVSEPTGRVAMHAVRSELLAAQAKAAGLPLWQVSLPDPCPNTEYAARMSHVVERARADNIDAIAFGDLFLEDIRRYREERLAESGLEVLFPLWQLPTRALAREMLAAGLRAHLASVDTTQLPASLAGRSFDETLLSELPAAADPCGENGEFHTFVSAGPMFREPVSVRLGEITQHDGFARADLLPA, encoded by the coding sequence GTGACGAAGCGCGTGCTGCTCTCCTGGAGCAGCGGCAAGGACAGCGCCTGGGCGCTCTGGCTGCTCCGCAAGGACCCGAGCGTTGAGGTCGTCGCGCTGCTCACCACCGTGAGCGAGCCCACGGGTCGCGTCGCCATGCACGCCGTCCGGAGCGAGCTCCTGGCGGCCCAGGCGAAGGCCGCGGGTCTGCCCCTGTGGCAGGTTTCACTGCCGGATCCTTGCCCCAACACCGAGTACGCAGCACGCATGTCCCACGTGGTGGAGCGAGCCCGCGCCGACAACATCGACGCCATCGCCTTCGGCGATTTGTTCCTGGAGGACATCCGCCGCTATCGCGAAGAGCGCCTGGCCGAAAGCGGCTTGGAGGTGCTGTTCCCGCTGTGGCAGCTGCCCACCCGCGCCTTGGCCCGCGAGATGCTGGCCGCAGGCCTGCGCGCGCACCTCGCCAGCGTGGACACCACGCAGCTCCCGGCGAGCCTCGCCGGTCGCAGCTTCGACGAAACGCTGCTCTCGGAGCTCCCGGCGGCAGCGGATCCCTGCGGAGAGAACGGCGAGTTTCACACCTTCGTGTCCGCCGGTCCCATGTTCCGCGAGCCCGTGTCCGTGCGCCTGGGCGAGATCACCCAGCACGACGGCTTCGCTCGCGCAGACTTGCTCCCCGCCTGA
- the menD gene encoding 2-succinyl-5-enolpyruvyl-6-hydroxy-3-cyclohexene-1-carboxylic-acid synthase, translating to MSAELTTLWARTLLHAARVSGVRDVIASPGSRSTPFVAAALAESGLAVRAVVDERSAAFFAVGQAKITGRPSLLIATSGSAATHYAPAVAEAAATHTPLLVLTADRPPELHDAGANQTMDQSWLFAERAVDLGAPDPRGLPALARRVAQAVLRARGGPVHLNAPVHKPLEPVAIDVALPEPPRLSAPERGVDAAAVRHLAERLRRAERPLILCGTVAPALPFDVALLGRVADRAGAVVVADATGPARFRAGTNIICDKADWLVMSPTWRRTLMPDLVLLVGSAPLATAWESVLEEAELHVVAPQGHPNPTSTAASVSLGPLDAMLRALADALPEAASASSYRSEWQQGQDAVNRALETTPSRGFCEADAVRVAIERMPEDSVLFLGNSLAPREANLHARARERGPRVVAQRGLSGIDGLISGAAGAAAASGAPTLLLLGDVSFLHDVGGLLTAKEVQTPLAIVVLNNGGGRIFEELPVATSGVDLRFWTTPHDLDLSHAAALYGHRFARPESPDALAAAVDDALGTPRATLIEARVTPLSWQKVLERL from the coding sequence ATGAGCGCCGAGCTCACGACGCTGTGGGCGCGCACGCTGCTGCACGCCGCGCGCGTCTCGGGCGTGCGGGACGTGATCGCCAGCCCTGGCTCCCGCTCGACGCCCTTCGTCGCGGCGGCCCTGGCGGAGAGCGGCCTCGCGGTGCGCGCCGTCGTGGACGAGCGCAGCGCGGCGTTCTTCGCCGTGGGGCAAGCGAAGATCACCGGCCGCCCGAGCCTCTTGATCGCGACCAGCGGCAGCGCCGCCACGCACTACGCCCCCGCCGTCGCCGAGGCCGCCGCGACGCACACGCCGCTCTTGGTGCTGACGGCGGATCGGCCGCCGGAGCTGCACGACGCCGGCGCCAACCAGACGATGGATCAGTCGTGGCTGTTCGCCGAGCGCGCCGTGGATCTCGGCGCGCCGGATCCGCGCGGCTTGCCTGCCCTCGCCCGCCGCGTGGCCCAGGCCGTACTGCGGGCCCGCGGCGGTCCGGTGCATCTCAATGCGCCCGTGCACAAGCCGTTGGAACCGGTGGCCATCGACGTCGCCCTGCCGGAACCGCCGCGCCTCAGCGCGCCCGAGCGGGGCGTCGATGCCGCGGCCGTCCGTCACCTCGCCGAGCGCCTCCGCCGCGCCGAGCGCCCGCTGATCCTGTGCGGCACCGTGGCGCCCGCGCTGCCTTTCGACGTCGCTCTGCTGGGCCGCGTCGCGGACCGCGCCGGTGCGGTCGTGGTCGCCGACGCCACGGGACCCGCGAGGTTCCGCGCTGGCACCAACATCATCTGCGACAAGGCGGACTGGCTCGTGATGAGTCCGACCTGGCGTCGGACCTTGATGCCGGATCTCGTGCTGCTGGTCGGCTCGGCGCCGCTCGCGACGGCGTGGGAAAGCGTGCTCGAGGAAGCGGAGCTTCACGTGGTGGCGCCGCAGGGTCACCCGAATCCGACCAGCACGGCGGCCAGCGTCAGCCTGGGACCGCTCGATGCGATGCTTCGTGCCCTCGCCGACGCGCTTCCCGAAGCAGCCTCCGCCTCGAGCTATCGCAGCGAGTGGCAGCAGGGCCAGGATGCCGTGAACCGCGCCCTCGAGACCACGCCCAGCCGCGGCTTCTGCGAGGCGGACGCCGTGCGCGTCGCCATCGAGCGCATGCCCGAGGACTCCGTGCTGTTTCTCGGCAACAGCCTGGCGCCGCGGGAAGCGAACCTTCACGCGCGGGCCCGAGAGCGCGGTCCCCGGGTGGTGGCGCAGCGCGGGCTGTCGGGCATCGATGGGCTCATCAGCGGCGCGGCCGGCGCCGCCGCGGCCAGCGGCGCGCCCACGCTGCTGTTGCTGGGAGACGTGAGCTTCTTGCACGACGTGGGCGGTCTGCTCACGGCGAAAGAAGTGCAAACGCCGCTCGCCATCGTGGTGCTGAACAATGGCGGCGGACGCATCTTCGAGGAGCTGCCCGTGGCCACCAGCGGAGTGGATCTCCGTTTCTGGACCACGCCCCACGATCTCGATCTGTCCCACGCCGCGGCGCTCTACGGGCACCGCTTCGCGCGGCCCGAGAGCCCCGATGCCCTGGCCGCGGCCGTCGACGACGCCCTGGGCACGCCGAGAGCGACGCTGATCGAAGCGCGCGTCACTCCGCTGTCGTGGCAGAAGGTGCTGGAGCGCCTGTGA
- a CDS encoding 1,4-dihydroxy-2-naphthoate polyprenyltransferase: protein MTTLPLSARPGAVGAWVLAARPKTLSAAVVPVVVGTAVAHATGGVRVGPALAALLGAVLLQIAANFANDVFDYEKGADTDERLGPTRAVASGLIPPARMRAALGLSLAAAFAIGIYLTAVAGPAIVIIGLLSMASAVAYTGGPYPLGYNGLGDVFVLVFFGFVAVGGTAFVQLGRVPAEALIAALPVGALATAILVVNNIRDVDTDVKAGKRTLAVRFGRGFAVAEYAFLLVVSFTAPVVLLGRGFGALVLLPLATLPLAVFLFDRVRTERGTVLNTRLAMTAALLLGFGVLLSAGIALGRP, encoded by the coding sequence GTGACCACGCTGCCGCTGTCTGCACGCCCGGGCGCCGTCGGCGCCTGGGTGCTCGCCGCTCGACCGAAGACGCTGAGCGCGGCGGTCGTGCCGGTGGTGGTGGGCACCGCCGTGGCCCACGCCACTGGAGGCGTGCGCGTCGGACCGGCCCTGGCAGCCCTGCTCGGCGCGGTGCTCCTGCAGATCGCCGCAAACTTCGCCAACGACGTGTTCGACTACGAGAAGGGCGCGGACACCGACGAGCGCCTGGGCCCGACCCGCGCGGTGGCGTCCGGGCTCATCCCTCCGGCGCGCATGCGCGCCGCCCTCGGGCTGTCGCTGGCCGCCGCCTTCGCCATCGGCATCTACCTCACGGCCGTAGCCGGTCCCGCCATCGTGATCATCGGGCTCTTGTCGATGGCGTCCGCCGTGGCCTACACCGGCGGCCCCTACCCCCTCGGCTACAACGGCTTGGGCGACGTCTTCGTGCTGGTGTTCTTCGGCTTCGTCGCCGTCGGCGGCACCGCCTTCGTGCAGCTCGGCCGCGTGCCCGCCGAGGCGTTGATCGCCGCGCTGCCGGTGGGCGCCCTGGCGACGGCCATCTTGGTGGTGAACAACATCCGCGACGTGGACACCGACGTCAAAGCGGGCAAGCGCACCTTGGCGGTACGCTTCGGCCGCGGCTTCGCCGTCGCGGAGTACGCCTTCTTGCTCGTCGTGTCCTTCACGGCTCCGGTGGTGCTCCTGGGTCGCGGCTTCGGCGCGTTGGTGCTCTTGCCGCTCGCCACCCTGCCGCTCGCGGTGTTCTTGTTCGATCGCGTCCGCACTGAGCGGGGCACGGTGCTCAACACTCGCCTCGCCATGACGGCCGCGCTGCTGCTCGGCTTCGGCGTGCTGCTGTCCGCCGGCATTGCCTTGGGGCGCCCGTGA
- a CDS encoding helix-turn-helix transcriptional regulator, which translates to MAFVDPSRHAQDALRRTRAARRLYIPGHRSEAWRMRSTVYRRDLNARATAAVGSELTLVLVPSGGCRGQDHAVSAPAGSALILTRRLTLVAVAPSQLACFDLHEELPPSLPSWLVLSRRTVAQDDRLRALWALLVAEPEPDVAAPLATAFVRLAARHANTAPQVADPLVRRALEIALGDLTRRWTVPELARRVGLSRAAFCRRFRAAAGAPPERALTELRMRRAAELLATTELGLAAIAAQVGYASEHALGRAFKRWAGVAPGRYRARSAGHITALAA; encoded by the coding sequence ATGGCGTTCGTTGACCCGTCGCGCCATGCCCAGGACGCTCTCAGACGTACCCGAGCCGCTCGTCGGCTTTACATCCCCGGACACCGGTCCGAAGCTTGGCGCATGCGCTCCACCGTGTACCGCCGAGATCTAAATGCTCGCGCCACCGCCGCCGTCGGCTCCGAGCTCACGCTGGTGCTGGTGCCGTCGGGCGGCTGTCGTGGCCAGGACCACGCGGTGAGCGCCCCAGCTGGTTCGGCCTTGATCCTCACCCGCCGCCTGACGCTGGTCGCCGTCGCCCCGAGTCAGCTCGCGTGCTTCGACCTGCACGAAGAGCTGCCCCCGTCGCTCCCGAGCTGGCTGGTCCTGAGTCGCCGCACCGTCGCCCAAGACGACCGACTGCGGGCGCTGTGGGCGCTGCTCGTGGCAGAGCCCGAGCCGGACGTCGCGGCGCCCCTCGCCACCGCCTTCGTGCGGCTGGCGGCGCGCCACGCGAACACCGCGCCCCAGGTCGCAGATCCGCTCGTCCGCCGCGCGCTGGAAATCGCGCTCGGAGACCTGACGCGTCGCTGGACCGTCCCGGAGCTCGCCCGCAGGGTCGGCCTGTCTCGCGCGGCGTTCTGTCGACGCTTTCGTGCCGCTGCGGGCGCGCCGCCAGAGCGCGCGCTGACGGAGCTCCGCATGCGTCGCGCCGCGGAGCTGTTGGCCACCACGGAGCTGGGCCTGGCCGCCATCGCAGCTCAGGTCGGCTACGCGTCCGAGCACGCCCTCGGCCGCGCCTTCAAGCGCTGGGCCGGCGTCGCGCCGGGGCGCTATCGCGCCCGCAGCGCCGGCCACATCACCGCTTTGGCTGCGTAG
- a CDS encoding O-succinylbenzoate synthase: protein MIRSRLQRFHGRMSAPFVNAHERFVEREGLLFTLTHESGAEGQGEASPLPGFSRDTLEQCGAELETVRDFPSLFGSPKTVVQAIAAASSALSMPAARHALETALFDLAGKLRGEPVWWLLRAASGGPQHVPSLMPLAAVIPMGEPEATVEQALATVARGVRTLKLKVGRDLTRELETLRSVRRAVGGGVELRLDANRAFGAAQAREALAAFAPLRPELVEEPSDPLVESPVPLARDESLLDEPRADVAVWVLKPMALGGLTRCLELAARARESDIDVIVSHLLDGPVALSAAAALSLAVGAPNRAAGLYPHPGLGAWPERPLPAFTQANLIRRDTPGLG, encoded by the coding sequence GTGATCCGCTCGCGTCTGCAGCGTTTCCACGGCCGGATGAGCGCGCCCTTCGTCAACGCGCACGAGCGCTTCGTCGAACGCGAGGGCCTGCTCTTCACACTCACCCACGAAAGTGGCGCCGAAGGCCAGGGGGAAGCGTCTCCCCTGCCCGGCTTCTCGCGCGACACCCTGGAGCAGTGCGGCGCCGAGCTCGAGACAGTGCGGGACTTCCCCTCGCTCTTCGGAAGTCCGAAAACGGTGGTCCAGGCGATCGCCGCGGCGTCCTCCGCGCTGTCGATGCCGGCAGCGCGCCACGCCCTCGAAACCGCCCTCTTCGACCTCGCCGGCAAGCTCCGCGGCGAGCCGGTGTGGTGGCTGTTGCGCGCCGCGAGCGGCGGTCCGCAGCACGTACCTTCTCTCATGCCGCTCGCCGCGGTGATTCCGATGGGCGAGCCCGAGGCGACGGTGGAGCAAGCGCTCGCGACCGTGGCCCGCGGCGTGCGCACCCTGAAGCTCAAGGTCGGCCGGGATCTGACGCGGGAGCTCGAGACGCTGCGCTCGGTGCGCCGCGCCGTGGGCGGCGGCGTCGAGCTTCGCCTCGACGCCAATCGCGCCTTTGGCGCAGCACAGGCCCGCGAGGCCCTCGCCGCCTTTGCGCCCTTGCGCCCGGAGCTGGTGGAGGAGCCTTCGGATCCGCTGGTGGAGTCGCCGGTGCCGCTGGCACGCGACGAATCGCTGCTGGACGAGCCTCGCGCCGACGTCGCGGTCTGGGTGCTCAAGCCGATGGCGCTCGGGGGCCTCACGCGCTGCCTCGAGCTCGCCGCCCGCGCGCGCGAAAGCGACATCGACGTGATCGTCTCCCACCTGCTCGACGGGCCCGTGGCGCTGTCGGCGGCGGCGGCGCTGTCCCTCGCCGTCGGCGCGCCGAACCGCGCCGCCGGCCTCTACCCCCACCCGGGTCTCGGCGCCTGGCCCGAACGGCCGCTGCCGGCCTTCACCCAGGCCAACCTGATCCGTCGCGACACTCCGGGCCTCGGATGA
- a CDS encoding DUF4920 domain-containing protein, with amino-acid sequence MKRLVLLFSALSLLACNSEPSPTKEPAAAPPAPAPGFKSYGDAITAKDPVPLATVLKDPTAYKGREVLVNGAVRQACTRKGCWMELAENMDPKGPGCRVTFKDYGFFVPTNSAGAQARVQGIVEVETVKASHVEHMEEEGATFPNKNADGTANEVRLVASAVELKK; translated from the coding sequence ATGAAGCGGCTCGTCCTTCTTTTTTCCGCCCTTTCCCTGCTCGCCTGCAACAGCGAGCCCAGCCCCACCAAGGAGCCCGCCGCGGCCCCGCCGGCACCGGCCCCCGGCTTCAAGAGCTACGGGGACGCCATCACCGCCAAGGATCCGGTGCCCCTCGCCACCGTGCTGAAGGACCCCACGGCGTACAAGGGCCGCGAGGTGCTGGTGAACGGCGCCGTGCGCCAAGCCTGCACGCGGAAGGGCTGCTGGATGGAGCTGGCGGAAAACATGGACCCCAAGGGCCCCGGCTGCCGCGTCACCTTCAAGGACTACGGCTTCTTCGTGCCGACCAACTCCGCCGGCGCCCAGGCCCGCGTGCAAGGGATCGTAGAGGTGGAAACCGTCAAGGCGTCCCACGTGGAGCACATGGAGGAAGAGGGCGCCACCTTCCCCAACAAGAACGCCGATGGCACCGCCAACGAGGTCCGTCTGGTCGCGAGCGCCGTCGAGCTGAAGAAGTGA